A single window of Sphingobacteriales bacterium DNA harbors:
- a CDS encoding alpha/beta hydrolase — protein MNWKLKLMLWFVNNVQPMREVDGLDINKERKKNINLSKLGSFLYDSKTPIKYIENTIFDGIPVRIYKNTEQKNLKVIIYFHGGGYVFYNIDSHDYVTRRLCGMNNCTVISVDYRLAPEHTFPSAQEDGYKIVEYVHQHAEKLGIDPNKIIVSGDSAGATISACVAHHFKTHPTIKLAAQVLVYPWVDGKVKSASIEKYKEGYLLTKEAILWFQKKYVPNPEDRLKPECSPIYNEDFKNLPPAFVITAEYDPLKDEGKAYADKLQQAGNVVLYKDYKGLIHAFFNTPKVDEQGMQCFKDIQAFLKNI, from the coding sequence ATGAATTGGAAATTAAAATTAATGCTTTGGTTTGTCAATAATGTACAACCAATGAGAGAAGTTGATGGCTTGGATATTAACAAAGAAAGAAAGAAAAATATCAACCTATCTAAGCTCGGAAGTTTTCTATACGATAGCAAAACACCAATCAAATATATTGAGAATACAATTTTTGATGGCATTCCTGTTCGGATATACAAAAACACAGAGCAAAAAAATCTGAAAGTAATTATTTATTTTCATGGTGGTGGTTATGTTTTTTACAATATAGATTCACATGACTATGTAACCAGAAGATTGTGTGGTATGAATAATTGTACTGTTATTTCTGTTGATTATAGATTGGCACCAGAGCATACATTTCCTTCTGCACAAGAAGATGGTTATAAAATTGTAGAATATGTACACCAACATGCAGAAAAATTAGGCATTGACCCAAATAAGATAATTGTTTCTGGCGATAGTGCTGGCGCAACAATTTCTGCTTGTGTAGCACATCACTTTAAAACACATCCAACAATTAAATTAGCAGCACAAGTATTAGTCTATCCTTGGGTAGATGGGAAAGTTAAATCAGCATCAATAGAAAAATATAAAGAAGGTTATCTATTGACGAAAGAAGCAATTCTTTGGTTTCAGAAAAAATATGTGCCAAATCCAGAAGATAGACTGAAGCCAGAATGCTCGCCAATATATAATGAAGATTTTAAGAACTTGCCACCAGCATTTGTAATTACAGCAGAGTATGATCCATTGAAAGATGAAGGCAAAGCATATGCAGATAAATTACAACAAGCAGGCAATGTAGTATTATACAAAGATTACAAAGGATTGATACATGCATTCTTTAATACACCAAAAGTTGACGAACAAGGCATGCAATGTTTTAAAGATATTCAAGCATTCTTAAAGAATATATGA
- a CDS encoding alkaline phosphatase D family protein has protein sequence MFQHMVDYDLNIVIHLGDWNYPPTAFGAYHLLQENLAAESFALRYKDYNMATYLMPNFPIDYIYDDDFSQNGTAGWTFPTITPQTLPNGDTKYVLADAPLPIGLRDSAIKNYFKFFPSYPQIDQTGIHHQFKLGHLEFFITDTRNSKDAIHAPFKYNQLLNTYDYKVPANHSTLGQTQKDWLLDALKNSDAAWKIIGSSVVFNKTFGNLMDIVLIGQLIDRSLVEYATTIAYMWPGYPKDQNDLLNHIKQNNIKNTIVISGDTHSSMIDDGRNAGLPELSSSGWSANDEGYLHGAIDSLLQLVNLPFTTKDFLWNGGGNGVANKNYSDTYGTVEVFYKDSLKMCVHDEFLQTLGCITLKYQKTSADSTITSISGYNSFLDDVMTMIYPNPAKDKIKVALNLPKNSKNISYSIIDINGKTIETKNIENQLQKHIEIDLLDFAFGTYFLQLSIDNQQHTKKFVIQ, from the coding sequence ATGTTTCAACACATGGTAGATTATGACTTAAACATTGTTATTCATCTTGGCGATTGGAACTATCCACCAACTGCATTTGGCGCATATCATTTACTACAAGAAAACTTAGCAGCAGAGTCTTTTGCACTAAGATATAAAGACTATAATATGGCAACTTACCTAATGCCAAATTTCCCAATTGATTATATCTATGATGATGATTTCTCACAAAACGGAACTGCTGGCTGGACATTTCCAACCATCACACCACAAACATTACCAAATGGCGACACAAAATATGTTTTAGCAGATGCACCATTACCAATTGGCTTAAGAGATTCTGCGATAAAAAATTATTTCAAATTTTTTCCAAGCTACCCACAAATAGACCAAACAGGAATTCACCATCAATTCAAATTAGGACATTTAGAATTTTTTATAACAGATACAAGAAACTCAAAAGATGCAATACACGCACCATTTAAGTACAATCAATTATTAAATACCTACGATTACAAAGTACCAGCAAATCATAGTACATTAGGACAAACACAAAAAGATTGGCTTTTAGATGCATTAAAAAATTCTGACGCAGCTTGGAAAATTATAGGCAGCTCAGTTGTGTTCAACAAAACATTTGGAAACCTAATGGATATTGTATTAATAGGACAATTGATAGATAGAAGTTTAGTAGAATACGCCACCACAATTGCATATATGTGGCCAGGTTATCCAAAAGACCAGAATGATTTATTAAATCATATAAAACAAAATAATATTAAAAATACTATCGTAATTTCTGGTGATACACATAGCTCAATGATTGATGATGGAAGAAATGCTGGATTACCAGAGTTGAGTTCAAGTGGCTGGTCAGCAAACGACGAAGGATATTTACATGGTGCAATAGATTCATTACTACAATTAGTCAATCTACCATTTACAACTAAAGACTTTTTGTGGAATGGTGGCGGAAATGGTGTGGCAAACAAAAACTATAGCGATACCTATGGCACAGTCGAAGTATTTTACAAAGATTCATTAAAAATGTGCGTACACGATGAATTTCTACAAACATTAGGATGCATCACATTAAAATATCAAAAAACAAGTGCAGATAGCACCATCACAAGCATATCAGGTTACAATTCTTTTTTAGATGATGTAATGACGATGATATACCCAAATCCAGCAAAAGACAAAATAAAAGTTGCACTCAACTTGCCAAAAAATTCAAAGAATATTTCTTATTCAATTATTGATATTAATGGAAAAACGATAGAAACAAAAAATATCGAAAACCAATTACAAAAACATATTGAAATAGATTTATTAGACTTTGCTTTTGGCACATATTTTTTACAACTTAGCATAGATAACCAACAGCACACCAAAAAATTTGTGATACAATAA
- a CDS encoding sulfite exporter TauE/SafE family protein produces MIDDLWLFIFLALIAEILGTIGGFGSSLFFVPIASYFLDFQTVLGITAVFHVMSNLSKIALFRHGFDKKVIIYLGIPSVLFVILGSYCSKFIQPIYLKIALSIFLIGISILLFIFRNKTIKTTKWNTMFGGALSGLFAGLLGTGGAIRGAVLSSYNMKMQVFIATSAVIDLAIDASRAVVYYYNGYVNIKYLYLIPILLLISILGSYIGKIILSKMSELQFKNAVLIFIFLTGIITLYNILFR; encoded by the coding sequence ATGATAGATGATTTGTGGTTGTTTATATTTTTAGCACTAATAGCAGAAATTTTAGGAACAATAGGTGGTTTTGGCTCATCATTATTTTTTGTTCCAATTGCTTCGTATTTTTTAGACTTTCAAACAGTATTAGGCATTACAGCAGTTTTTCATGTAATGAGTAATCTTAGTAAAATAGCATTATTCAGGCATGGCTTCGATAAAAAAGTAATCATCTATCTTGGAATTCCATCTGTGTTATTTGTAATTCTTGGTTCATATTGTAGCAAATTTATACAACCTATCTATCTCAAAATTGCACTATCAATATTTTTAATTGGAATTAGTATACTATTATTTATTTTCAGAAATAAAACAATAAAAACTACAAAATGGAACACCATGTTTGGTGGAGCACTATCTGGTTTGTTCGCAGGTTTATTAGGAACTGGAGGTGCTATTCGCGGCGCAGTTCTATCATCATACAACATGAAAATGCAAGTATTCATAGCTACATCAGCAGTAATAGATTTAGCAATAGATGCATCAAGAGCAGTTGTGTATTATTATAATGGATATGTAAATATAAAATACCTATATTTAATACCTATACTTTTATTGATAAGCATATTAGGTAGTTATATTGGCAAAATAATTTTAAGTAAAATGTCCGAACTACAATTCAAAAATGCAGTATTAATATTTATTTTTCTCACAGGAATAATTACATTATACAATATTCTATTTAGATAA
- a CDS encoding ferredoxin, with the protein MITIIQQRAKCIGCNYCVELAPQRWRMSKKDGKSVLLEAKDKKGFWSIKVREDELESNQLAAKACPVNIIQVIE; encoded by the coding sequence ATGATTACAATAATTCAGCAAAGAGCAAAATGTATTGGTTGCAATTATTGTGTTGAGTTGGCACCACAACGTTGGCGCATGAGCAAAAAAGATGGCAAAAGTGTTTTGTTGGAAGCTAAAGACAAAAAAGGATTTTGGAGCATAAAAGTACGTGAAGACGAACTAGAAAGCAACCAATTAGCAGCCAAAGCATGTCCAGTAAATATTATTCAGGTAATAGAATAA
- a CDS encoding U32 family peptidase, whose amino-acid sequence MNMGKKIELMAPAGSYEALMAAIHAKCDSVYFGVEQFNMRARATMNFTLEDLPKIAQICSENKVRSYLTLNTIVYDHDLSAIRTVLDAAKNAGITAVIAADQAVIAYARSINFEVHISTQVNITNIDTVKFYALFADTVVLSRELSLLQVKKITDLIEKEQVKGPSGRLIEIEIFGHGALCMAVSGKCYLSLHTANASANRGACVQNCRRTYTVIDNEDGHELAIDNEYIMSAQDLCTIDFLDQVLDAGVKVLKIEGRGKGADYVKTTVECYREAIDSYQNGTYNKAKVADWMERLKSVYNRGFWSGYYLGQKLGEWNDGAGSKATTKKIYLGKGVHYFDKIQVAEFKMEAYELNVGDKVLITGPTTGAVETTITELHNQIGKTETVKKGDACAFKLETPIRTSDKLYKIVDAALV is encoded by the coding sequence ATAAATATGGGAAAGAAAATTGAACTAATGGCTCCAGCTGGAAGCTATGAGGCATTGATGGCTGCCATCCATGCAAAATGCGATTCTGTGTACTTTGGTGTTGAGCAATTTAATATGCGAGCACGAGCTACCATGAACTTTACACTAGAAGACCTTCCAAAAATTGCTCAAATATGTAGTGAAAACAAGGTACGAAGCTACCTGACGCTAAATACAATTGTTTATGACCACGACTTATCTGCAATTCGCACAGTGTTAGATGCAGCAAAAAATGCAGGAATTACAGCAGTAATTGCTGCAGACCAAGCAGTAATAGCATATGCAAGAAGTATAAACTTTGAAGTACATATTTCTACGCAGGTAAATATCACAAATATTGATACCGTAAAGTTTTATGCATTATTTGCAGATACAGTTGTTCTTTCTAGAGAATTAAGTCTATTGCAAGTAAAAAAGATTACGGATTTAATTGAAAAAGAACAAGTAAAAGGACCAAGTGGAAGATTAATAGAAATAGAAATATTTGGACATGGTGCTTTGTGTATGGCTGTTTCAGGCAAATGTTATTTAAGTCTACATACAGCAAATGCATCAGCAAATAGAGGCGCATGTGTGCAAAATTGTAGAAGAACCTATACAGTAATTGATAATGAAGATGGACATGAATTAGCAATCGACAATGAGTATATTATGTCTGCACAAGATTTATGTACAATAGATTTTTTAGATCAAGTATTAGATGCAGGCGTAAAAGTATTAAAAATTGAAGGCAGAGGAAAAGGTGCAGATTATGTAAAGACAACAGTAGAATGTTATAGAGAAGCTATTGATAGTTATCAAAATGGCACATACAATAAAGCAAAAGTTGCAGATTGGATGGAACGTCTTAAAAGTGTGTACAATCGTGGATTTTGGAGCGGATATTATTTAGGACAAAAATTAGGTGAATGGAATGATGGTGCTGGTTCAAAAGCTACAACAAAAAAAATATACTTAGGAAAAGGTGTTCATTATTTTGATAAAATACAAGTAGCAGAATTTAAAATGGAAGCATACGAGTTGAACGTTGGTGATAAAGTATTAATTACTGGACCAACTACAGGCGCAGTAGAAACTACCATTACTGAACTACACAACCAAATTGGAAAAACAGAAACAGTAAAAAAAGGAGATGCCTGTGCATTTAAACTAGAAACTCCAATAAGAACTAGTGATAAATTATATAAAATTGTGGATGCAGCTTTAGTATGA
- a CDS encoding DUF5606 domain-containing protein, whose translation MELKEVISVTGVSGLKKLVANRNDGLILSDLDGANKKFFSSRVYMFSPLDNISIYTDEDMVSVAEVLWKMKVANDTTPIIDANASNQELSTYFSSVLPNYDKEKVKISDIKKLIRWFGILITFDIIKNPEQEAQQETKEEA comes from the coding sequence ATGGAATTGAAAGAAGTAATTTCCGTGACTGGCGTGTCAGGATTAAAAAAATTGGTAGCAAACAGAAATGATGGTCTTATTTTATCTGATTTAGATGGTGCAAATAAGAAATTCTTTTCTTCTAGAGTATATATGTTCTCTCCTTTAGATAACATATCAATATACACTGATGAAGACATGGTAAGTGTAGCAGAAGTGCTTTGGAAAATGAAAGTTGCTAATGATACAACACCAATCATAGATGCAAATGCAAGCAATCAAGAATTGAGCACATACTTTTCTAGTGTTTTACCAAACTATGATAAGGAGAAAGTAAAAATAAGCGACATCAAGAAGTTAATTAGATGGTTTGGTATATTGATTACGTTTGATATTATCAAAAATCCTGAGCAGGAAGCACAACAAGAAACAAAAGAAGAAGCATAA
- a CDS encoding M3 family oligoendopeptidase, translating to MAQIVERNKRKYYPEDFIFTDWNSIESYYSELERTEISSLDTLMKFIEQRSEIDKIVEEEYRWRYVRMTCDTENESYKEQYEAFINDVMPQLMPVSNRLNLLVYQSPFFNDLDSERFFIYKRSLKNAIELYKEENVALIQQEQLLAHEFGSISGQMTIVHNDEEFTLPQAGLFLQEKDRAIRKEVYEKINNRRLEDEEKLNQLFSDLVKVRHQIAVNAGFQNYRDYKLAELGRFDYGVQECEAFHLSIQDIIIPIVNKIYTSKKGNLGVETLKPYDLEVEETDHTPLKPYQSEREFIDKSIQCLNSVDAYFANCIGTMDKMEYLDLSSRKGKAPGGYNMTMPEIGIPFIFMNGAGTHRDVEVMVHEAGHAVHSFLMRDLPYNFDGDITSETAELASMSMEFFTYDGLQAFYSEEEKARAIQSHLKGTISMLPWIALIDKFQHWIYTHPEHTVEERTQTWNAMHQQLSSDVIDWSAYQNYRNAIWQKQLHLFEVPFYYIEYGIAQLGAIAMYKNYCENKHKTIAEYKSALSLGYTKTIPDVYKAAGISFNFSSTYVSELASFILSKIEMPS from the coding sequence ATGGCACAGATTGTAGAAAGAAATAAGAGAAAATACTATCCAGAAGATTTCATATTTACTGATTGGAATTCTATTGAAAGTTATTATAGTGAATTAGAACGAACAGAAATTAGTTCTTTAGATACACTTATGAAATTTATTGAGCAAAGAAGCGAAATTGATAAGATTGTAGAAGAAGAATATAGATGGAGATATGTACGCATGACTTGCGATACGGAAAACGAAAGCTATAAAGAACAATATGAAGCATTCATCAATGATGTAATGCCACAGTTAATGCCTGTTTCTAATCGCTTGAATTTATTAGTATATCAATCTCCATTTTTTAATGATTTAGATAGCGAAAGATTTTTTATCTATAAAAGAAGTTTGAAAAATGCTATTGAACTTTATAAAGAAGAAAATGTAGCATTGATACAACAAGAACAACTTCTTGCGCACGAATTTGGTAGCATATCTGGGCAAATGACGATTGTTCATAATGATGAAGAATTTACATTACCACAAGCTGGCTTATTCTTACAAGAAAAAGATAGAGCTATTAGAAAAGAAGTTTATGAAAAAATAAACAATAGACGATTAGAAGATGAAGAAAAACTAAATCAATTATTTTCTGATTTAGTAAAAGTTAGGCACCAAATAGCTGTTAATGCTGGGTTTCAAAATTACAGAGATTACAAACTTGCAGAACTAGGTAGATTTGACTATGGTGTACAAGAATGTGAGGCATTTCATCTATCAATACAAGATATTATAATACCTATTGTAAATAAAATCTATACTTCAAAAAAAGGAAATTTAGGTGTAGAAACATTAAAACCTTATGATTTAGAAGTTGAAGAAACAGACCATACACCATTAAAACCATATCAATCTGAAAGAGAGTTTATAGATAAATCTATCCAATGTTTGAACAGTGTGGATGCCTATTTTGCAAACTGCATTGGTACAATGGATAAAATGGAATATTTAGATTTAAGTAGTAGAAAAGGAAAAGCACCTGGTGGTTATAATATGACAATGCCAGAGATAGGTATTCCATTTATATTTATGAATGGTGCTGGCACACACCGTGATGTAGAAGTAATGGTGCACGAAGCAGGACATGCCGTACACTCATTTTTAATGAGAGATTTGCCATATAATTTTGATGGTGATATTACTTCTGAAACTGCAGAATTAGCATCTATGAGTATGGAGTTTTTTACTTATGATGGATTGCAAGCTTTTTATTCTGAAGAAGAAAAAGCCAGAGCAATACAATCGCATTTAAAAGGAACAATTTCTATGCTTCCTTGGATTGCCTTAATTGATAAATTCCAGCATTGGATATACACACATCCAGAACACACTGTTGAGGAAAGAACACAAACATGGAATGCAATGCACCAACAATTATCTAGTGATGTGATTGATTGGAGCGCTTATCAAAATTATAGAAACGCAATTTGGCAAAAGCAACTACATTTATTTGAAGTTCCTTTCTATTATATTGAATATGGTATTGCGCAACTAGGTGCAATTGCCATGTACAAAAATTATTGTGAAAACAAGCATAAAACTATTGCTGAATATAAATCTGCATTGAGTTTAGGTTATACAAAAACGATACCTGATGTATACAAAGCAGCTGGAATTTCTTTTAATTTCTCTAGTACATATGTATCAGAATTAGCTTCTTTTATCTTGTCTAAAATAGAAATGCCTAGCTAA
- a CDS encoding aspartate-semialdehyde dehydrogenase, with protein MKVAVVGSTGLVGGEMLSVLAERNFPVTELIPVASEKSAGRKISFQGKEWTVVTLQKCVEMKPDVALFSAGGTTSQEWAPIFAEAGITVIDNSSAWRMDPTKKLVVPEINADALTKEDKIIANPNCSTIQMVVVLNPLHLKYKIKRVVVSTYQSVTGTGKKAVDQLMNERANGSSEEMAYKYKIDLNVIPQIDVFQDNGYTKEEMKMIKETCKIMRDDNIKVTATTVRIPVMGGHSESVNIEFENEFDLAEVRQILENSTGVIVENDDANQIYPMPMNAHGKDEVFVGRIRRDETQAKTLNLWIVADNLRKGAATNAVQIGEYLLNNNLIG; from the coding sequence ATGAAAGTTGCAGTAGTTGGCTCCACAGGTTTAGTTGGTGGCGAAATGTTAAGCGTATTAGCTGAGAGAAATTTCCCAGTTACAGAATTGATTCCAGTTGCATCAGAAAAATCTGCTGGAAGGAAAATTTCATTTCAAGGTAAGGAATGGACTGTTGTAACATTACAAAAGTGTGTAGAGATGAAACCTGATGTTGCGCTTTTCTCTGCTGGTGGTACTACATCACAAGAATGGGCACCTATATTTGCTGAAGCTGGCATTACAGTAATAGATAATTCATCAGCGTGGCGTATGGATCCAACTAAAAAATTAGTTGTTCCAGAAATTAATGCAGACGCACTTACTAAAGAAGATAAAATTATTGCAAATCCAAACTGTTCTACTATTCAAATGGTAGTAGTTTTGAATCCATTACATTTAAAATATAAAATTAAAAGAGTAGTTGTTTCAACTTACCAAAGTGTAACAGGAACTGGGAAAAAAGCAGTAGACCAATTGATGAACGAAAGAGCAAATGGAAGTTCTGAAGAAATGGCGTATAAATATAAAATTGACTTAAACGTAATTCCACAGATTGATGTTTTTCAAGACAATGGCTACACTAAGGAAGAAATGAAGATGATAAAAGAAACTTGCAAAATTATGCGAGATGATAATATCAAAGTAACAGCAACTACTGTAAGAATTCCTGTAATGGGCGGACATAGCGAAAGTGTAAATATTGAGTTTGAAAATGAATTTGATTTAGCAGAAGTTCGTCAGATATTAGAAAACTCTACAGGTGTTATTGTAGAAAATGATGATGCAAACCAAATCTATCCAATGCCTATGAATGCTCATGGTAAAGACGAAGTATTTGTTGGTAGAATTAGAAGAGATGAAACTCAAGCAAAAACATTAAACCTTTGGATTGTAGCAGACAATTTAAGAAAAGGTGCTGCAACAAATGCTGTACAAATTGGAGAATATCTTTTAAATAATAACTTAATAGGATAA
- a CDS encoding lamin tail domain-containing protein: protein MNDSLEFAITDVPQKDDLVINEVMFNTDKVEFVEFYNTTNKMFQLRDIVWKKYSPISQIETEEIEFLNENYFIQPNSYFVFTNDATKLVQDFSNVDANNVIEVSFTPLEDDEDIIALDNIEKEELDRLKYNTNFHSGYLNATKNISLERINPTTKTQDKNNWYSANKNADHATPTKENSVLNELKLDNIGIQPEVFSPDQDGYNDVLNITYAFDSPSTFANLSIYNVEGRKVKTILRNELLPSNGFIVWDGIDDNGSKASVGIYFIIFETVETNGRKSVFKEKCVLATQLN, encoded by the coding sequence TTGAATGACTCATTGGAATTTGCAATTACAGATGTGCCTCAAAAAGATGATCTAGTAATCAATGAAGTGATGTTTAATACTGACAAAGTAGAATTTGTGGAATTCTACAATACGACAAACAAAATGTTTCAGCTTAGAGATATTGTTTGGAAAAAATACAGTCCAATTTCTCAAATAGAAACAGAAGAAATTGAATTTTTAAATGAGAATTATTTTATTCAACCTAATAGTTATTTCGTTTTTACAAATGATGCAACTAAATTGGTACAAGACTTTAGTAATGTTGATGCTAATAATGTAATTGAAGTTTCATTTACACCTTTAGAAGATGATGAAGATATTATTGCATTGGATAATATAGAAAAAGAAGAACTTGACAGATTAAAATACAATACAAATTTCCATTCAGGATATTTGAACGCTACAAAAAATATTTCTTTAGAAAGAATAAATCCAACAACTAAAACACAAGATAAAAACAATTGGTATTCTGCAAATAAGAATGCAGACCATGCAACACCAACAAAAGAAAACTCAGTATTGAATGAATTAAAATTAGACAATATTGGCATACAACCTGAAGTTTTTTCTCCAGACCAAGATGGATATAATGATGTATTAAACATTACTTATGCTTTTGACTCACCTTCTACTTTTGCAAACTTATCAATCTACAATGTAGAAGGAAGAAAAGTAAAAACAATACTACGCAATGAGTTATTACCATCAAATGGATTTATAGTTTGGGATGGCATTGATGACAATGGTAGCAAAGCAAGTGTTGGTATTTATTTTATCATTTTTGAAACAGTAGAAACAAACGGCAGGAAATCTGTATTCAAAGAGAAATGCGTACTTGCTACACAACTTAATTAA